The proteins below come from a single Mya arenaria isolate MELC-2E11 chromosome 6, ASM2691426v1 genomic window:
- the LOC128237200 gene encoding frizzled-9-like, translated as MLIVQTRSKMKWITLFCVTSILFGHGNSFTPQDHYHYNRCEKIDIPMCNNLRYNMTRMPNLVGNQNQKDAAMQVHEFLPLVQVGCSKFLKFFLCSLYAPMCTDMQQTGDERETMVVPACRSMCLEVRSKCEPVLNKLNFQWPKSLDCGPLPEKSDPKEGVLCMEAPSDAEDTEDLGTIGGHGKKYNEELIRYFETYKNLDSNEHKTTKTNPPALICPDRFVFVDKIQRRNNSCAPRCNVDVYFKQEDKNFAEIWTIVWASICCLSTTCTALTFLIDTQRFKYPERPIIFLSMCYAIYSIAFVIRAVTGPGAISCDRRRDGSEYLILEGLDSTWCIIVFLILYFFGMAGSLWWVILTITWFLAAARKWGQEAIEALSSYFHLAAWAIPAIKTIIVLTVRQVDGDELTGICYVGNHDKNALTGFVLIPLIVYLFLGTFFLLSGFVALFRIRNNLRHEGTNIRKLEKLMAKIGIFSVLYTVPSTCVIGCLFYERMNMDSWNKIAMAKECRETDTNVKDCHLERSIPSVEVFMLKYFMWLVIGITSGLWIWSYKTVASWQKFCTSRFTSRKSNLGPHGQAGYHPAPVMVINRGPKHVPKTSSSLNSASRQ; from the coding sequence ATGTTAATCGTACAAACTCGATCAAAAATGAAGTGGATTACGTTATTTTGTGTCACTTCGATTCTGTTTGGACACGGGAATTCGTTCACACCCCAAGACCACTACCATTACAACAGATGCGAGAAAATAGACATACCCATGTGCAACAACCTGAGGTACAACATGACGAGAATGCCCAACCTGGTTGGCAATCAGAACCAGAAGGACGCCGCCATGCAGGTGCACGAGTTCCTGCCGCTCGTGCAAGTCGGCTGCTCCAAGTTCCTCAAGTTTTTCCTGTGTTCGCTGTACGCGCCAATGTGCACGGACATGCAACAGACTGGGGACGAGCGGGAGACGATGGTGGTCCCTGCCTGCAGGTCAATGTGCCTCGAAGTCAGGAGCAAATGTGAGCCCGTGTTGAACAAATTAAACTTCCAATGGCCTAAATCCCTGGACTGTGGGCCGCTGCCCGAGAAAAGCGACCCAAAGGAAGGTGTTCTGTGCATGGAGGCGCCTAGTGACGCTGAAGATACGGAGGATTTGGGCACTATCGGCGGGCATGGAAAGAAATACAATGAAGAGCTGATAAggtattttgaaacatataaaaatctTGATTCGAACGAACATAAAACGACGAAAACAAATCCTCCAGCCCTTATCTGCCCCGACAGGTTTGTGTTTGTTGATAAGATACAAAGGAGAAACAATTCATGTGCGCCCAGATGTAATGTGGacgtatattttaaacaagaagaCAAAAACTTTGCCGAGATATGGACAATAGTATGGGCTTCGATATGCTGCCTATCAACTACATGTACGGCTCTCACATTTCTCATAGACACTCAACGATTCAAATACCCTGAGCGTCCCATTATCTTCTTGTCAATGTGCTACGCAATTTACTCAATAGCGTTCGTGATCCGTGCAGTTACGGGTCCCGGCGCTATTTCTTGTGACCGAAGGCGGGACGGGTCTGAATATCTTATTCTGGAGGGCCTAGATAGTACTTGGTGTATTATAGTCTTCCTAATCTTGTACTTCTTTGGCATGGCCGGCTCCTTGTGGTGGGTGATACTGACAATCACTTGGTTCCTTGCTGCAGCCCGGAAGTGGGGACAGGAAGCGATAGAGGCCCTCAGCAGCTACTTCCATCTAGCTGCATGGGCCATCCCcgcaataaaaacaatcatagtTCTCACAGTACGTCAAGTAGATGGGGACGAGCTGACCGGAATTTGTTACGTGGGAAACCATGACAAGAATGCTCTCACTGGCTTTGTGTTAATTCCCCTCATTGTGTATTTATTCTTAGGAACATTCTTCTTACTTTCTGGTTTTGTAGCTTTGTTTAGAATAAGAAACAATTTGCGTCATGAAGGCACAAATATCAGAAAACTAGAAAAATTAATGGCAAAAATAGGCATCTTTTCTGTATTATACACTGTACCTTCTACTTGTGTGATTGGGTGTTTATTCTACGAACGTATGAACATGGATAGTTGGAACAAAATTGCGATGGCCAAAGAGTGTAGAGAGACCGATACAAATGTAAAAGATTGTCATTTAGAACGGTCAATTCCCTCGGTGGAAGTGTTcatgttaaaatactttatgTGGTTAGTTATTGGAATTACGAGTGGACTATGGATATGGAGTTACAAGACTGTGGCCTCGTGGCAGAAATTCTGCACGAGTCGGTTTACAAGCCGGAAGTCCAACCTGGGTCCCCATGGACAAGCAGGGTACCATCCTGCCCCGGTTATGGTAATAAACCGGGGACCAAAACACGTGCCAAAAACTTCCTCATCTTTAAATAGTGCATCGAGGCAATAG